The Megalops cyprinoides isolate fMegCyp1 chromosome 9, fMegCyp1.pri, whole genome shotgun sequence genome has a window encoding:
- the mtus2b gene encoding microtubule-associated tumor suppressor candidate 2 — MSSQGQPSGPVSSRRQDNQGEIKNNNKQGLFAPEGDANANEIQTEDEGTKEGGRTGDAGALPPLVSQSEEQDKIIIWGTDSQCDDPELEEFEMLECQELEAYLVEEEEEYERGAGAGRGPFVDERPLPYSSAPALATTDKDNNYDADERTTQQSVQDLETTISLSLGSRGRSTCLTRAEFSSENDVFVSCLSTMSSLGGSLASALDSTGRMQATDSRHLPSEPYRTISEDLTLASQSIPTISVKSGLYQETGGPLGNSGRSTSLSSSVDLNLNSAILQQEPGPQAQLEQLGQKSRRSPSQEGLSILTNGTGKCKQNRVDTNDTEHKTQKLQMTVGEQSRSVEGYKQGDVPSTEAQEEMEAKTRVCQQQIGKMTSFEEAHPDMEAQSSPRASPAPGTSSRKASHKMNGKPSLDDEAPDVNSNPSKADPRGASSHPVPGEPKAIRKQGSFEHSRSASPSSLEKRTQLARKPWGSPTRAPTPPSPKTGSPRRRPPMSPAKTANTRVPSQEYSEASQGGSSVVKPPSKVCPSSGIPKPILQPPLRPADKTEPDNRNTRSPPPHYPPKPKNVRPKIITYIRKSPQVKPHVPDAPYEVSTLPSRLTAYPSPQASKDPKAGGHPKASPVLSASNLLYDKYRHEMQKACYYSPGLVVSGIKPPSHTIPHKMTGKSEGFYGELTDKYLQEMGRGTVALGGPGRDDPPVSQVSPHEAAGLFRSPRALRPQLGLGAVTRLPSAKNRMVLAGQRSALSFSHPTQVVSPLTQCYPDPSDQGKPAPETAPRSLLPKPGQSGLRPPGYSRLPAARLAAFSFVRSSSVSSVSSNQSNDSTHSDPCRPMHRPSSGSDEPPVQKPPVPPSESPRAPNTPATTRRSLLPPPRSSPVASRKEIQKDAEVARPAVSSPKRFAVVSPKPQSPVHLRQKPVAVRGGVAGGSPRRDGPDSERLLVQRLRERCEEQARQLQSLQAELRKATLGLEVFAITTQYFCQKSETAIVKERELSLELARIRDEVAFNVARWERLQQDKEDLERRFERELRRLQVQQEAELGALEEQLRARHEAERERLRAEQRAELEELRTQQQEQMEEMNVNHEAAMMEMENNHSVTIATLQEEHAKTVRDLMMAHEQQRKSLEENFEKLRLSLQDQVDTLTFQNRSLRDRAKRFEEALRRSTDEQIVDALAPYQHIEEDLKSLKEVLEMKNQQIHEQELKIAELEKMAQKNVVLEEKVQVLQQQNEDLKARIDQNLAVSRQLSEENANLQEYVEKESNEKKRLSRTNEELLWRLQTGELSPRMSPSSSPIHRASPGPASPSRLHPLPR; from the exons ATGAGTTCACAGGGCCAGCCCAGTGGCCCTGTAAGCTCTAGACGGCAAGACAACCAGGGGGAGATCAAGAACAACAATAAGCAGGGTTTGTTTGCACCCGAGGGTGACGCCAACGCCAATGAGATCCAGACGGAAGACGAGGGCACCAAAGAAGGAGGCAGGACAGGAGACGCGGGTGCCCTCCCCCCACTGGTGTCCCAGAGCGAGGAGCAGGACAAGATCATCATCTGGGGGACGGACTCCCAGTGTGACGACCCAGAGCTGGAGGAGTTCGAGATGCTGGAGTgccaggagctggaggcctACCTggttgaggaagaggaggagtaCGAGAGAGGAGCGGGAGCGGGCAGAGGTCCGTTTGTGGATGAAAGACCCCTGCCTTATAGCTCCGCCCCGGCTCTAGCGACgacagacaaagacaataaCTACGATGCGGATGAGAGAACCACACAGCAGAGTGTGCAGGACCTGGAGACCACCATCTCACTTTCACTGGGAAGCAGAGGGAGAAGCACGTGTCTAACCAGGGCTGAGTTCAGCTCGGAAAACGATGTGTTCGTGTCCTGTCTCTCGACAATGTCCAGCCTTGGCGGGAGCTTAGCCAGTGCCCTGGACAGCACTGGTCGAATGCAAGCCACAGATTCCCGGCACTTGCCATCCGAACCATACAGAACCATCTCTGAGGACCTCACGCTTGCCTCCCAGTCCATCCCTACAATCTCAGTAAAGAGCGGACTCTACCAAGAAACAGGGGGCCCTCTGGGTAATTCTGGAAGAAGCACATCTTTATCCAGCAGTGTTGATCTGAATCTGAACTCAGCCATTCTGCAACAGGAACCTGGTCCACAAGCACAATTAGAACAATTAGGACAGAAGTCGAGGAGGAGCCCGTCCCAAGAAGGGCTGAGCATACTGACTAATGGCACaggaaaatgtaaacagaaccGTGTGGATACTAATGATACTGAGCACAAAACTCAAAAACTTCAGATGACTGTAGGGGAACAAAGTAGATCTGTTGAAGGTTACAAGCAGGGGGATGTACCCTCCACAGAAGCACAGGAAGAAATGGAAGCAAAAACCCGTGTCTGCCAGCAGCAGATCGGCAAAATGACCAGCTTTGAGGAGGCACACCCTGATATGGAGGCCCAGTCCAGCCCCAGAGCATCTCCTGCACCAGGGACATCTTCACGGAAGGCGAGTCACAAGATGAATGGCAAACCCTCCCTAGACGATGAGGCCCCTGATGTGAACAGCAACCCCTCAAAAGCAGACCCCAGGGGAGCATCCAGCCACCCTGTCCCCGGTGAGCCCAAAGCCATTAGGAAGCAGGGCTCTTTTGAGCACAGCCGTAGCGCAAGCCCCTCCAGCTTAGAGAAGAGGACCCAGCTGGCAAGGAAGCCTTGGGGAAGTCCCACCCGAGCCCCAACCCCTCCATCCCCAAAGACTGGGTCGCCAAGGAGGAGACCCCCGATGTCCCCTGCCAAGACCGCCAACACGAGAGTTCCCAGTCAGGAGTACAGTGAGGCCTCCCAGGGGGGCAGCAGTGTCGTGAAGCCCCCCAGTAAGGTGTGCCCAAGTAGCGGGATCCCCAAACCCATCCTGCAACCCCCACTGAGGCCAGCAGACAAGACGGAACCAGATAACAGGAACACAAGGTCCCCCCCACCTCACTACCCCCCAAAGCCCAAAAACGTGCGTCCCAAAATCATTACCTACATCCGAAAGAGCCCTCAGGTGAAGCCCCATGTCCCTGATGCCCCTTACGAGGTATCCACCCTCCCCTCTAGACTCACAGCATACCCCAGCCCACAGGCCAGCAAGGACCCCAAAGCAGGGGGGCACCCCAAGGCTTCGCCCGTGCTCAGCGCCTCCAATCTTCTGTATGATAAGTATCGTCATGAGATGCAGAAGGCGTGCTACTACTCCCCAGGGCTGGTGGTGTCTGGAATCAAGCCTCCTAGCCATACTATCCCCCACAAGATGACAGGGAAATCTGAAGGCTTCTATGGGGAGCTGACTGACAAATATCTGCAGGAG ATGGGTAGAGGTACAGTCGCTCTTGGGGGCCCTGGACGGGATGACCCGCCTGTGTCTCAGGTCAGCCCACACGAGGCTGCCGGCCTCTTCCGCTCTCCCAGGGCCCTGAGGCCACAGCTGGGACTGGGTGCAGTGACCAGGCTGCCctcagctaagaacaggatgGTTCTGgcgggtcagaggtcagcctTGTCCTTCAGCCACCCAACGCAGGTGGTCAGTCCACTCACCCAGTGTTACCCTGATCCCTCAG ACCAGGGGAAACCTGCCCCAGagacggcccccaggtcactGCTCCCTAAACCGGGTCAGTCTGGCCTGCGCCCTCCTGGTTACTCTCGCCTGCCTGCCGCCCGTCTGGCTGCCTTCAGCTTCGTCCGTAGCTCCAGCGTCTCGTCCGTGTCCAGCAACCAGTCCAACGACAGCACGCACAGCGACCCCTGTCGACCCATGCACC GCCCCAGCAGTGGGAGCGATGAACCCCCTGTCCAAAAGCCCCCTGTACCCCCCAGTGAGTCACCCCGGGCCCCCAACACCCCTGCCACCACCCGCCGTTCCCTGTTACCCCCTCCTCGGAGTTCTCCTGTTG CCTCCAGGAAGGAGATCCAAAAAGATGCTGAAGTCGCCCGCCCAGCAGTGTCCTCCCCGAAGAGGTTTGCTGTGGTCTCTCCAAAGCCGCAGTCCCCAG TGCACCTGCGTCAGAAGCCGGTGGCGGTCCGGGGCGGGGTGGCGGGCGGCTCCCCACGGCGGGACGGCCCGGACTCGGAGCGGCTCCTGGTGCAGCGTCTGAGGGAGCGCTGCGAGGAGCAGGCCCGGCAGCTGCAGAGCCTGCAGGCCGAGCTGAGGAAGGCCACCCTGGGCTTGGAGGTCTTCGCCATCACCACCCAGTACTTCTGCCAGAAG aGTGAAACGGCcattgtgaaggagagagaactGTCCCTGGAGCTTGCCAGAATCAGGGATGAAGTGG ccTTCAACGTGGCGCGCTGGGAGCGTCTGCAGCAGGACAAGGAGGACCTGGAGCGGCGCTTTGAGCGGGAGCTGCGGAggctgcaggtgcagcaggaggcagagctgggagccctggaggagcagctgagggCCCGGCACGAGGCCGAGAGGGAACGCCTCCGGGCGGAGCAGCGGgctgagctggaggagctgcgcacacagcagcaggagcag ATGGAGGAGATGAACGTAAACCACGAGGCGGCCATGATGGAGATGGAGAACAATCACAGCGTGACCATAGCAACACTGCAGGAGGAGCATGCAAAGACAGTGAGAG ACCTAATGATGGCTCATGAACAGCAGAGGAAGTCACTGGAGGAGAACTTTGAGAAGCTCAGACTCTCACTCCAG GATCAGGTGgacacactgacatttcagaaCCGCAGCCTGCGAGATCGGGCGAAGCGTTTTGAGGAGGCGTTACGGAGAAGCACTGATGAGCAGATTGTG GACGCGTTGGCTCCATATCAGCACATCGAGGAGGACCTGAAGAGCCTCAAGGAAGTTCTGGAGATGAAGAACCAGCAGATACATGAGCAGGAGTTGAAGATCGCTGAGCTGGAGAAAATG GCTCAGAAGAATGTGGTGTTAGAGGAGAAAGTCCAGGTGTTGCAGCAGCAGAATGAAGACCTTAAAGCCAGAATAGACCAAAACCTTGCTGTGTCCAG GCAGCTTTCTGAGGAGAACGCCAACCTGCAGGAGTACGTGGAGAAGGAGAGCAACGAGAAGAAACGCCTGAGCCGCACCAACGAGGAGCTGCTGTGGCGTCTGCAGACGGGCGAGCTCAGCCCCCGCATGTCCCCATCCTCCTCGCCCATCCACCGGGCGTCCCCAGGGCCCGCGTCGCCCTCCCGACTCCACCCCTTACCCAGATGA